One window of Anaerolineales bacterium genomic DNA carries:
- a CDS encoding MoxR family ATPase, with protein MKPADLEKYLDHLVQHRLKLSTMIWGPPGIGKSSIVAQTARAHKLQFIDVRLSQLAPTDLRGLPVAVKGISRWYPPEFLPRSGKGVLFLDEINLAPPTMQGMAQQLILDRRVGSYVVPNGWFIWAAGNRSEDRAAVFDMPAPLANRFLHLEVQPDFESFKNYALATNAHEHIIAFLSFRPELLHKLDPQQPAWPSPRSWEMASHLHRVGLDITAAVGAAAATEFNAYTALYHSIPDLAQILRGEGGGISFPGEPSMRYATVVGLLTRVDEPQSGYHAFRWMTRNAPMEWVQLCATDLFRLMRARQMIKPLFAMINQDPELVKWMGEYRRLMGEPSDEA; from the coding sequence ATGAAACCAGCCGATCTTGAGAAATACCTGGACCATCTCGTCCAGCACCGACTGAAGCTCAGCACCATGATTTGGGGACCGCCCGGCATTGGGAAATCCTCAATCGTCGCTCAAACCGCCCGCGCGCATAAATTGCAGTTCATCGATGTGCGCCTCTCACAACTCGCTCCCACCGATTTACGCGGCTTGCCGGTTGCCGTAAAAGGGATTTCACGCTGGTATCCGCCCGAGTTCCTGCCGCGCAGCGGTAAGGGCGTTCTCTTTCTCGATGAGATCAACCTGGCGCCGCCCACGATGCAGGGAATGGCGCAGCAATTGATTTTGGACCGGCGAGTCGGCAGTTATGTGGTTCCAAATGGCTGGTTCATCTGGGCGGCGGGAAACCGCAGTGAGGACCGCGCGGCAGTGTTCGATATGCCGGCGCCGCTCGCCAACCGCTTTTTGCATTTGGAAGTCCAGCCCGATTTCGAAAGTTTCAAGAACTATGCGCTGGCAACGAATGCGCACGAGCATATAATCGCGTTTCTTTCATTCCGCCCCGAACTGCTCCACAAACTGGATCCGCAGCAGCCCGCCTGGCCATCGCCGCGTTCGTGGGAAATGGCAAGTCACCTGCACCGTGTTGGGTTGGACATAACTGCTGCGGTCGGCGCGGCAGCGGCAACAGAGTTCAATGCGTATACTGCGCTTTATCACAGCATCCCCGACCTGGCGCAAATTCTACGAGGTGAAGGCGGCGGAATTTCCTTTCCCGGCGAGCCGTCCATGCGATATGCGACAGTGGTCGGGCTTCTCACCCGCGTTGACGAGCCGCAATCGGGTTATCACGCGTTCCGCTGGATGACGCGCAACGCCCCAATGGAATGGGTGCAGCTTTGCGCGACCGACCTCTTCCGGCTCATGAGAGCGCGGCAGATGATCAAACCGCTTTTTGCAATGATCAACCAGGACCCGGAACTCGTTAAATGGATGGGGGAGTATCGCCGCTTGATGGGTGAACCTTCCGATGAAGCTTGA
- a CDS encoding peptidylprolyl isomerase, producing MKAEGPATRLKSAKEAASLLPVQALPLVFINGSLQQYFTDYQGLNDTVGLILLGKKQFTKCPPFTVNASKQYIATIETEKGNIVIQLFPDKAPFAVNSFVFLARQGWYNGVTFHRVIHGFAAQAGDPSGTGRGNPGYLFKNETNDLLFSKPGMVGMANSGPDTNGSQFFITFAPAAHLNGFFTIFGQVISGLEVAEQLTPRDPSQGIYLPAGDVILNVTIEEK from the coding sequence ATGAAAGCCGAAGGTCCCGCGACACGGCTCAAGTCCGCGAAGGAGGCGGCATCCCTGCTTCCGGTCCAGGCTTTACCCCTGGTATTCATTAACGGGTCCCTCCAGCAATACTTCACCGACTATCAAGGGTTGAACGATACGGTCGGTTTGATCCTGCTCGGCAAAAAACAATTCACGAAATGCCCGCCTTTCACTGTGAACGCCTCGAAGCAATATATCGCCACTATTGAAACCGAAAAGGGAAATATCGTCATCCAATTGTTCCCCGATAAGGCGCCGTTCGCTGTGAATTCTTTCGTCTTTCTTGCGCGGCAGGGCTGGTATAACGGCGTAACCTTTCACCGCGTGATCCACGGTTTTGCGGCGCAGGCGGGTGATCCCAGCGGGACGGGAAGGGGCAATCCCGGTTATCTTTTCAAGAATGAGACGAACGACCTGCTATTCAGCAAACCCGGCATGGTGGGCATGGCGAATTCGGGTCCTGATACGAATGGAAGCCAGTTCTTCATTACGTTCGCTCCGGCTGCGCATTTGAACGGATTCTTCACGATCTTCGGTCAGGTCATCAGCGGGCTGGAAGTTGCCGAACAGCTCACGCCGCGCGATCCCTCGCAGGGAATTTACCTGCCCGCCGGAGATGTCATCCTGAACGTGACCATCGAAGAGAAATGA
- a CDS encoding tRNA (adenine-N1)-methyltransferase gives MKYFIDAREGDLTQLVGLTHKHFIFILQSGGEFQSHRGVIKHDDMIGKPWGSQVFSHTGAPFFLLQPSMADILNELPRNTQILYPKDIGFILIQMGISEGQTVLEAGTGSGSMTIALAANIGPSGRVVSYENKQDTQNLARKNLERVGLASRVDFKLRDIQEGFDEADADAFFLDVQNPFDYISQVRAALKPGGFFGSLMPTYNQVEKVLFALKQNNFAFVEVCELILRYYKTNPARLRPTDRMVAHTGFLVFARKIEPTDDPRGSALAKEISGIEEEY, from the coding sequence ATGAAGTATTTCATCGACGCACGCGAAGGCGACCTTACACAACTGGTCGGTCTCACCCACAAGCATTTCATCTTCATCCTGCAAAGCGGCGGGGAATTCCAAAGCCATCGCGGAGTGATCAAACACGACGACATGATCGGCAAGCCCTGGGGTTCGCAGGTCTTCAGTCATACCGGCGCGCCGTTCTTTCTATTACAGCCGTCCATGGCCGATATCCTGAACGAACTTCCGCGCAACACGCAAATTTTGTACCCGAAGGACATCGGCTTCATCTTGATCCAAATGGGAATCTCCGAGGGGCAAACCGTTTTGGAAGCAGGAACCGGGTCTGGTTCGATGACGATAGCATTGGCAGCGAATATCGGCCCGAGCGGGCGGGTGGTCTCTTACGAAAACAAGCAGGATACGCAAAACCTGGCGCGCAAGAATCTTGAACGGGTGGGGCTCGCCTCGCGCGTGGACTTCAAACTGCGCGACATCCAGGAAGGTTTTGACGAAGCCGATGCCGATGCCTTCTTCCTCGATGTGCAAAACCCATTTGATTACATTTCGCAAGTGCGTGCCGCGCTCAAACCCGGAGGGTTCTTCGGCTCCTTGATGCCGACCTATAATCAGGTGGAAAAGGTATTATTCGCCTTGAAACAGAATAACTTTGCCTTTGTGGAAGTCTGCGAATTAATATTGAGATATTACAAGACCAATCCCGCCCGGCTGCGACCCACCGACCGCATGGTGGCGCATACCGGATTTCTGGTATTTGCCCGCAAGATCGAGCCCACTGACGACCCACGAGGGTCTGCGCTTGCAAAGGAGATCAGCGGGATCGAAGAGGAGTATTGA
- a CDS encoding CoA pyrophosphatase: MTFVDVEFLITKLRESNRSHAETDGYAEIPIHPDVHLKCAAVLVPLVHFQGEWHILYTRRTDRVESHKGQVSFPGGACDENETTPEQTALREAEEEIGIRPEDVKVIGRLSRMVTISKFRVSPVVGIIPFPYAFKTAGIEVARVFTIPLLWLADRNNFWEFSLPGSERTVIAYHPYDGELLWGATARMTVNFMKILELLK, encoded by the coding sequence ATGACTTTTGTCGATGTGGAATTCCTGATAACAAAACTGCGGGAGTCCAACCGTTCGCATGCCGAGACGGACGGTTATGCTGAGATCCCGATTCATCCGGACGTCCACCTCAAATGCGCGGCAGTGCTTGTGCCCCTTGTTCATTTTCAAGGCGAATGGCATATTCTTTATACGCGTCGTACAGACAGGGTGGAATCACATAAGGGGCAGGTTTCATTTCCAGGAGGAGCCTGTGATGAAAACGAAACCACCCCAGAGCAGACCGCGCTACGCGAAGCAGAAGAGGAGATAGGGATCCGCCCAGAGGATGTGAAGGTCATCGGCAGATTGAGCCGCATGGTGACCATCAGCAAATTTCGGGTAAGCCCAGTGGTGGGAATCATCCCCTTCCCCTATGCATTCAAAACGGCGGGTATCGAAGTGGCGCGGGTTTTTACCATCCCCCTGCTCTGGCTTGCAGACCGAAACAACTTCTGGGAATTTTCACTTCCCGGTTCGGAACGGACCGTGATCGCCTATCATCCCTACGACGGTGAACTGCTGTGGGGCGCCACCGCAAGAATGACAGTGAATTTCATGAAGATATTGGAGTTATTAAAATAA
- a CDS encoding 50S ribosomal protein L25, with translation MEKVVLNATKREVTGKQVNALRREGKLPAVIYGRHLEPISIALEAHGAGLALAKVTASSLVTVNVDGAEYPALVRERQRDYIKGTLSHVDFLAVDMNEKIRTSVGLAFVGVSPAVKDYNGILVHNLERLEVECFPGDLPERIEVDITVLKQIGDLVRVRELTVSDKIRILGDPEETIAVVTIIKEEAAPVAAEAEAVAAEPAAPELSVERGKKAEEGGEAEK, from the coding sequence ATGGAAAAAGTGGTTTTGAACGCAACCAAACGCGAAGTGACCGGCAAGCAGGTGAATGCTTTGCGCCGCGAAGGGAAACTCCCGGCGGTGATCTATGGGCGGCACCTTGAACCGATCTCGATCGCACTGGAAGCGCATGGGGCAGGGCTGGCTCTGGCGAAAGTGACTGCGTCCAGCCTGGTCACTGTCAATGTGGACGGCGCAGAATACCCCGCGCTCGTGCGCGAACGTCAGCGCGATTACATCAAGGGGACGCTTTCCCACGTTGATTTCCTCGCAGTGGATATGAACGAAAAGATTCGCACCAGCGTCGGTCTTGCATTCGTCGGTGTATCACCCGCCGTGAAGGACTACAACGGCATTCTTGTTCACAACCTCGAGCGGCTCGAAGTGGAATGTTTCCCCGGCGACCTGCCCGAGCGAATCGAAGTGGACATTACGGTGCTCAAACAGATCGGTGATCTGGTTCGCGTCCGCGAGCTTACTGTGTCTGATAAGATCCGCATCCTGGGCGACCCGGAAGAGACCATTGCAGTGGTTACGATCATCAAGGAAGAAGCGGCTCCTGTGGCCGCCGAAGCGGAGGCTGTTGCCGCCGAGCCTGCAGCTCCCGAACTGAGCGTGGAGCGCGGCAAGAAGGCAGAAGAAGGCGGAGAAGCCGAGAAGTAG
- a CDS encoding FMN-binding negative transcriptional regulator: MHIPKYYREEDHKRVVEFLKGNGFPALVSIHDGKLVATHLPVEVVENADGSLTIYCHMSRANPQWKSFGDQEVLLIFQGAHTYISPRWYNHVNVPTWNYMNVHVYGRVRMLEGEELYSLLDRLVEKHEIETGYDLETLPRDFVEKEMKGVAGFALEVTRFDAAFKLSQNRDDESYVNIIRELEARGDDASAEVARAMRNRQ; encoded by the coding sequence ATGCATATTCCGAAATATTATCGTGAAGAAGACCATAAGCGGGTCGTGGAATTCTTGAAAGGGAATGGATTCCCCGCGCTCGTGTCAATTCATGACGGGAAGTTGGTTGCGACTCACCTGCCTGTGGAAGTCGTTGAGAACGCCGATGGTTCATTGACGATCTATTGCCACATGTCGCGCGCAAATCCACAATGGAAATCGTTCGGGGATCAGGAAGTGCTGCTCATTTTCCAGGGCGCGCATACCTACATCTCGCCGCGCTGGTATAACCACGTCAACGTGCCGACGTGGAATTACATGAATGTGCATGTTTACGGCAGGGTACGGATGCTCGAAGGGGAAGAGTTATATTCCCTGCTTGATCGGTTGGTGGAAAAACACGAAATTGAGACTGGATATGATTTGGAGACGTTGCCGCGCGATTTCGTGGAGAAGGAAATGAAAGGTGTGGCAGGCTTCGCCCTTGAAGTGACGCGGTTCGACGCAGCGTTCAAGCTTAGCCAGAACCGCGACGACGAATCCTACGTAAATATCATCCGTGAACTGGAGGCGCGGGGCGACGATGCTTCTGCGGAGGTTGCGCGCGCAATGAGAAACAGGCAGTGA
- a CDS encoding cytochrome c3 family protein, with amino-acid sequence MKNPNRLGCLTGTGIIAALITVFVIVGVAYASGSQMFSSGALNAQPGENIHGVKSHAQIIECKSCHAAPWSRATMADQCLDCHENIADQMRDVAQLHGSITAKSPSLACRDCHHEHRGKTASLTDLGDNTFPHDAFGFALNEHKRMESGEPMTCDSCHIDDLTTFASESCQTCHSGMDIAFTQAHLLSFGGDCLACHDGVDRYENFNHSAYPFRLEGGHSNVHCTGCHLNARSIADLQSAPQDCFSCHKQIDPHRGAYGADCQACHSVKGWLPANFDHNLSSFKLEGEHAEAACEECHANNVFKGTPKDCYSCHREDDEHNGQYGTQCESCHNPSDWENATFDHERTGFPLRGGHSQVECDQCHVGGSFEGLSTACVNCHQDPVFHAGAFGSSCESCHSVDSWSPARFELSHPEPRVEEEGSGIHHGGASCRDCHPSSVFQSSCISCHEGNSFEESEGGGDDD; translated from the coding sequence ATGAAAAACCCAAATCGTCTTGGCTGTCTGACAGGAACGGGAATCATCGCCGCTCTGATTACCGTATTCGTCATAGTCGGCGTCGCCTACGCCAGCGGATCGCAAATGTTTAGCTCCGGCGCGCTAAACGCCCAACCCGGCGAGAACATTCACGGCGTCAAATCGCACGCGCAGATCATCGAGTGTAAATCCTGTCATGCTGCGCCATGGAGTCGGGCGACGATGGCTGACCAATGTCTTGATTGTCATGAAAATATCGCCGACCAAATGCGGGACGTTGCCCAGCTTCACGGCTCCATTACGGCAAAATCGCCCAGCCTTGCCTGCCGCGATTGTCATCATGAACATCGCGGAAAGACCGCATCCCTGACAGACCTCGGGGATAACACCTTCCCACACGATGCCTTCGGTTTTGCCTTGAATGAGCATAAGCGGATGGAATCCGGCGAGCCGATGACTTGCGATTCCTGTCACATTGATGATTTGACAACCTTCGCCTCAGAGTCGTGCCAAACCTGCCACAGCGGCATGGACATTGCCTTCACCCAGGCACATCTGCTCTCCTTTGGCGGCGATTGCCTCGCCTGTCACGACGGTGTGGACCGTTACGAGAATTTCAATCACAGCGCTTACCCTTTCAGGCTCGAGGGCGGTCATTCAAACGTTCACTGCACCGGATGTCACCTGAACGCGCGTTCCATCGCGGATCTGCAATCTGCGCCTCAGGATTGTTTTTCGTGCCATAAGCAAATCGATCCGCACCGGGGCGCTTACGGCGCAGATTGTCAGGCATGTCATTCCGTCAAAGGCTGGTTACCCGCCAATTTCGATCACAACCTTTCGTCGTTCAAACTCGAGGGTGAACACGCTGAAGCCGCCTGCGAAGAATGCCATGCAAATAATGTCTTCAAAGGCACACCGAAGGATTGTTATTCCTGCCATCGCGAAGACGATGAACATAATGGACAATATGGGACTCAATGCGAATCGTGCCATAATCCGTCTGATTGGGAGAATGCAACGTTCGATCACGAACGTACCGGCTTCCCGCTAAGAGGCGGTCATTCTCAAGTGGAATGTGACCAATGCCATGTTGGCGGTTCGTTTGAAGGACTCTCCACTGCCTGTGTCAACTGCCATCAAGACCCCGTTTTCCACGCAGGCGCATTTGGTTCGTCGTGCGAGTCATGCCATTCCGTGGATTCCTGGTCGCCAGCCCGCTTTGAACTTTCTCATCCCGAACCGAGAGTGGAAGAGGAGGGGAGTGGAATTCATCACGGCGGCGCATCATGCCGGGATTGCCATCCATCATCGGTTTTCCAATCTAGTTGTATTTCCTGTCATGAAGGGAATAGTTTTGAGGAAAGCGAGGGCGGCGGGGATGATGATTAG
- a CDS encoding NAD(P)/FAD-dependent oxidoreductase, whose protein sequence is MRYLIIGTGVAGISAVEAIRSVDRSGEIVILGEDPHGYYSRPGLAYLLTGELQDKALFPKAREEYERMKFNYKYARAVEIDRNKKNIRLGDGSLLSYDRLLIATGASAVPLTVPGAKFSGVMKLDHLEDALAILKLARRGRRAIVIGGGITALEMTEGLLARGVHVHYLLRGDRYWSSVLDEQESRVVEARLLEEGVELHFRSEVSEILGRSGRVVGIRLLDGRTIKCDIMAYAVGIKPRLELAQTADLAMDRGILVNEFLQTNDPDIFAAGDVAQVYDPSAGRSVLDSLWNPAREQGYAAGLNMAGERKPYIKKTPFNVTRLVGLTTTIIGAVGHGNDEDVVGIARGDSETWRQLPDVLVAQGGFDVNRIRLLVGENHLIGAVVMGDQKLSMPLQKMIDEKMNIVPIRERLLAKDARVADVIADFWTRHLAAA, encoded by the coding sequence ATGAGATATCTCATCATCGGTACCGGCGTGGCGGGCATCTCGGCTGTTGAGGCGATTCGCAGCGTGGATCGAAGCGGGGAGATAGTAATACTGGGCGAAGACCCGCATGGCTATTATTCCCGGCCCGGGCTCGCCTATCTCCTCACCGGTGAACTGCAAGATAAGGCACTTTTCCCAAAAGCGCGAGAAGAATATGAAAGGATGAAATTCAATTACAAATATGCGCGCGCTGTGGAGATCGACCGAAACAAAAAAAACATCCGATTGGGAGACGGGTCGCTTCTTTCGTACGATAGATTGTTGATCGCGACAGGCGCCTCCGCCGTCCCTTTGACCGTTCCCGGGGCGAAATTTTCAGGTGTGATGAAACTCGATCACCTCGAAGATGCGCTAGCCATATTGAAACTAGCCAGGCGTGGACGCAGGGCAATTGTGATCGGGGGTGGTATCACCGCGCTTGAGATGACAGAGGGCTTGCTCGCGCGCGGCGTTCATGTCCATTATCTTTTGCGTGGAGATCGATACTGGAGCAGTGTGTTGGATGAACAAGAATCGCGTGTAGTCGAAGCCCGTCTTCTTGAGGAGGGCGTGGAACTCCATTTTCGCTCTGAAGTGAGCGAGATTCTGGGCAGGTCGGGCAGGGTGGTCGGAATCCGCTTGCTTGACGGGCGAACGATCAAATGCGACATCATGGCATATGCAGTCGGGATCAAACCGCGGCTCGAGTTGGCGCAAACTGCAGATCTGGCGATGGATCGCGGGATTCTCGTGAATGAATTCTTACAAACGAACGACCCGGATATATTTGCGGCAGGAGATGTGGCTCAGGTATACGACCCGTCGGCGGGACGTTCTGTATTGGATAGTTTGTGGAACCCTGCGCGCGAACAGGGTTATGCGGCGGGATTGAACATGGCAGGAGAAAGAAAGCCGTACATCAAAAAAACACCGTTCAACGTCACCCGCCTCGTTGGGCTGACCACGACCATTATCGGCGCGGTGGGACATGGGAACGATGAGGATGTGGTGGGTATTGCGCGCGGCGACAGCGAAACATGGCGTCAATTGCCGGATGTTCTGGTCGCGCAGGGTGGTTTCGATGTGAATCGGATTCGATTGTTGGTTGGTGAGAATCATCTTATCGGTGCGGTGGTGATGGGAGACCAGAAACTTTCCATGCCTCTGCAAAAGATGATTGATGAGAAGATGAACATTGTTCCGATCCGCGAGAGATTGCTGGCAAAAGACGCCCGGGTTGCGGATGTCATCGCGGATTTCTGGACGCGCCATCTGGCGGCTGCGTAA
- a CDS encoding 4Fe-4S binding protein: MSAGFVVPDPSRCVQCGICSYNCPIGIDVRAHAWLGRPVKHGECLTCGECVARCPRGVLRFELPETGREIGA, encoded by the coding sequence TTGTCGGCGGGATTTGTCGTTCCCGACCCGTCCCGTTGTGTGCAATGCGGGATCTGTTCGTATAACTGCCCCATCGGCATCGACGTCCGCGCTCATGCGTGGCTGGGACGTCCGGTGAAACACGGGGAATGCCTGACGTGCGGGGAGTGCGTGGCGAGATGTCCGCGCGGCGTTTTGCGTTTTGAATTGCCCGAAACCGGAAGGGAGATCGGTGCATGA
- a CDS encoding cold-shock protein, producing the protein MSERIVGTVKWFNATKGYGFIGRDGGEDVFVHFSAIQTDGYRKLEAEQKVEFSIEEGPKGLQAANVVPIS; encoded by the coding sequence ATGTCTGAACGTATCGTTGGAACCGTCAAGTGGTTCAATGCGACCAAGGGCTACGGCTTCATTGGGCGCGATGGAGGCGAGGATGTGTTCGTTCACTTCAGCGCCATTCAGACCGACGGCTATCGCAAGTTGGAAGCCGAGCAGAAGGTGGAGTTTTCCATCGAGGAAGGACCCAAGGGTTTGCAGGCCGCGAACGTGGTGCCCATCTCGTAA
- a CDS encoding 5'-methylthioadenosine/adenosylhomocysteine nucleosidase, with protein sequence MKIGIVGAMDEELAPIRALSAHLERIEKGAREYWHGDMHGHQVYLTRCDPGKVNSVIAAQQLIDLFTPDCLFNMGSSGALSPELEVGDLVVATEAIQHDFDLTGWGMKPGEMLFDVKTAPESGQLTFASRQVFPTDPRLTKIAFEAAQANELDPIAGHAPKVHLGRLVSGDQFISSREKAGQLWKTHQALCVDMEAAAIAHVCFINKIPFLCVRAMSDKADHSANVSFTDFLTSATHNYGRIFDKLIRQI encoded by the coding sequence ATGAAAATTGGAATCGTCGGCGCAATGGACGAAGAACTTGCCCCCATCCGCGCGTTATCAGCTCATCTCGAACGGATCGAAAAAGGCGCACGCGAATACTGGCACGGCGACATGCATGGACATCAGGTGTATCTTACGCGCTGCGATCCCGGCAAGGTCAACAGCGTCATCGCCGCCCAGCAATTGATCGATCTTTTCACCCCCGATTGCCTGTTCAACATGGGTAGTTCCGGCGCGCTTTCACCCGAACTCGAGGTGGGAGACCTTGTAGTGGCGACCGAAGCCATCCAGCACGATTTCGATCTGACCGGTTGGGGAATGAAGCCCGGCGAGATGCTCTTTGATGTAAAAACCGCCCCAGAATCAGGACAACTGACCTTCGCTTCGCGGCAGGTCTTCCCGACTGATCCGCGCCTGACCAAAATCGCCTTCGAAGCTGCGCAAGCGAACGAATTGGACCCCATCGCCGGTCACGCCCCAAAAGTCCACCTGGGACGGCTTGTCAGCGGAGACCAGTTCATTTCCAGCCGTGAAAAAGCCGGTCAATTATGGAAAACTCACCAGGCCCTGTGCGTGGATATGGAAGCCGCCGCCATCGCGCATGTCTGCTTCATCAATAAGATCCCCTTCCTGTGCGTTCGAGCCATGTCCGACAAAGCCGATCATTCCGCCAATGTCAGCTTTACCGATTTTCTTACTTCCGCCACCCACAATTACGGACGCATCTTCGATAAACTCATCAGGCAGATCTAG
- a CDS encoding metallophosphoesterase family protein produces the protein MRIGFISDIHGSFTALEAVLADIKKQNIDQLICLGDTVSLGPQPVEVLSALRDWNTVTIMGNHDQAILDPANCAQFEIATHLVPDLEWGRERLSGADIEYIRSFRSTYTMQFMNGIELLAFHGSPKSTTHLIQAITPPEELDTYFEGQTASIFIGGHSHIQMHRRHGKKLILNSGSVGNAFKYAFSPGNPPSLLPWAEYAILEQDGNMLRADMRRVYFNTNALVELVKASGLPGADWWIRQYQ, from the coding sequence ATGCGCATTGGATTTATTTCTGATATTCACGGAAGTTTTACAGCGCTCGAAGCCGTCCTCGCAGACATCAAGAAGCAGAACATCGACCAATTGATCTGTTTGGGCGACACGGTCAGCCTGGGTCCACAGCCCGTCGAGGTATTAAGTGCCTTGAGGGATTGGAATACCGTTACCATCATGGGAAATCACGACCAGGCAATCCTTGATCCGGCAAATTGCGCCCAATTTGAGATTGCGACTCATCTGGTCCCAGACTTGGAATGGGGGCGGGAGAGACTTTCAGGCGCGGATATCGAGTACATCCGGTCTTTTCGTTCGACGTATACAATGCAATTTATGAATGGGATCGAATTGCTCGCCTTCCACGGTTCGCCCAAATCCACCACGCACTTGATCCAGGCGATCACACCTCCGGAAGAATTGGACACATATTTCGAGGGTCAAACTGCTTCAATTTTCATCGGCGGACACTCGCACATTCAAATGCACCGCCGTCACGGTAAAAAATTAATCCTCAATTCGGGCAGTGTCGGCAATGCCTTCAAATATGCATTCTCTCCCGGCAATCCGCCAAGTTTACTGCCGTGGGCTGAATACGCCATTTTGGAACAGGACGGGAACATGCTTCGCGCAGACATGCGCCGCGTATATTTCAACACCAACGCGCTGGTCGAACTGGTGAAGGCGAGCGGACTGCCCGGCGCGGATTGGTGGATCAGACAATACCAGTAG
- a CDS encoding DUF4760 domain-containing protein, which translates to MELSLVFQLISTTAVILGIIFGLLNLRNFQMMRRREAAILMLNSFQTTDFVRGLMLMFDMRGEISMKTVEKLPKEDYLAFYILLGTWERLGILVHRREIPLDLVDDAFGGTVMVSWQRLEGFVTQFRENSKRDTAFEWFQWLAERIREREHTDAAIPAYIRARKWKA; encoded by the coding sequence ATGGAACTCTCCCTTGTCTTTCAATTGATCTCGACCACGGCAGTCATTCTGGGAATCATCTTTGGTTTGCTGAACCTGAGAAATTTCCAGATGATGCGGCGGCGCGAAGCCGCCATCCTGATGTTGAATTCCTTCCAGACGACCGACTTCGTGCGCGGGCTGATGTTGATGTTCGACATGCGCGGCGAGATCAGCATGAAGACGGTCGAAAAACTTCCGAAGGAGGATTATCTTGCGTTCTATATCCTGCTTGGGACATGGGAAAGGCTTGGCATCCTCGTGCATCGCCGTGAGATTCCACTTGACCTGGTGGATGACGCGTTCGGCGGAACGGTGATGGTCTCATGGCAAAGGCTGGAAGGTTTCGTCACACAATTCCGCGAGAACTCGAAGCGCGATACGGCATTCGAGTGGTTCCAGTGGCTGGCTGAACGGATCCGCGAACGAGAGCATACGGATGCGGCAATCCCCGCTTACATCCGAGCCAGGAAATGGAAGGCGTAA